A stretch of Myxococcus hansupus DNA encodes these proteins:
- a CDS encoding Na+/H+ antiporter, with protein sequence MHFELAFVLVFAIATAVAIAARYFKIPYTVALVVAGVLLGAFKAFEPPHLTKELLFAIILPGLLFEAAFHVEFRKFWKNKLAIHALAIPGLVASAGLTALFLTRVVDGLHFVHGFGMLSALVFASVIVSTDPIAVVALFKSLGAPKRLLLLVEGESLLNDGAAVVLFTLIVAVAMGGEFTVGGALANFTKVFGMGVLVGSAVGYGASQIIKRIDDAMVEITLTVIAAYGSFVVAEHFHYSGVIATVVAGMLCGNWASHQGMSPATRIAVNSFWEYLAFALNSVVFLLIGLEVNLSSLLASWKPILVAYVVVLVARAVVVYGVSSLLRFTKEKMPWTWSAVLTWSGLRGAISMVLVLGLPNNFAHRELLVNMTFGVVVLSIVFQGLTMAPLLRKLRITGLKDEYQEQYELARGRLGTIHAALAALEAMRRTREIPADVVTQLEKTYQEKETVAEKELADLKQQSMRFHEEEHQEAVRRVLMVEKASLLKAYQSATIGKEAFAELSAELDERIAAADAAENHVPQDEETPKVVGAASA encoded by the coding sequence ATGCATTTCGAGTTGGCCTTCGTACTGGTTTTCGCCATCGCGACCGCTGTGGCCATCGCCGCGCGGTACTTCAAAATCCCCTATACGGTTGCCCTCGTCGTCGCGGGCGTGCTGTTGGGAGCGTTCAAGGCGTTCGAGCCGCCGCACCTCACGAAGGAGCTGCTCTTCGCCATCATCTTGCCGGGCCTGCTCTTCGAAGCGGCCTTCCACGTCGAGTTCCGCAAGTTCTGGAAGAACAAGCTGGCCATCCACGCGCTGGCCATTCCAGGACTCGTGGCCTCCGCCGGGCTCACGGCCTTGTTCCTGACCCGCGTGGTGGACGGGCTGCACTTCGTCCACGGCTTCGGCATGCTGTCCGCGTTGGTGTTCGCGTCGGTCATCGTCTCCACCGACCCCATCGCCGTGGTGGCGCTGTTCAAGTCCCTGGGGGCGCCCAAGCGGCTGCTCCTGCTGGTGGAGGGCGAAAGCCTGTTGAACGATGGCGCGGCGGTCGTGCTCTTCACGCTCATCGTCGCCGTGGCCATGGGGGGAGAGTTCACCGTGGGCGGAGCCCTCGCCAACTTCACCAAGGTCTTCGGCATGGGCGTGCTGGTGGGCAGCGCCGTCGGTTACGGAGCCTCGCAGATCATCAAGCGCATTGACGACGCCATGGTGGAAATCACCCTCACCGTCATCGCCGCCTATGGCTCTTTCGTCGTCGCCGAGCACTTCCACTATTCGGGCGTCATCGCGACGGTGGTGGCCGGCATGCTGTGCGGCAACTGGGCCTCGCACCAAGGCATGAGCCCCGCCACCCGGATCGCGGTGAACAGCTTCTGGGAGTACCTGGCTTTCGCGCTCAACTCCGTGGTGTTCCTCCTCATCGGGCTGGAGGTGAACCTCAGCTCGCTGCTGGCCTCCTGGAAGCCCATTCTCGTGGCCTACGTGGTGGTGCTGGTCGCGCGCGCGGTGGTCGTCTACGGCGTGTCCTCACTGCTGCGCTTCACCAAGGAGAAGATGCCCTGGACCTGGAGCGCGGTCCTCACGTGGAGCGGTCTGCGTGGCGCCATCTCCATGGTGCTGGTGCTCGGTCTCCCCAACAACTTCGCGCACCGCGAGTTGCTGGTGAACATGACGTTCGGCGTGGTGGTGCTCTCCATCGTCTTCCAGGGCCTCACCATGGCGCCGCTGCTGCGCAAGCTGCGCATCACGGGCCTCAAGGACGAGTACCAGGAGCAGTACGAGTTGGCCCGTGGCCGCCTGGGCACCATTCATGCGGCGCTCGCCGCCCTGGAAGCCATGCGCCGCACCCGGGAGATTCCAGCCGACGTGGTGACTCAGCTCGAAAAGACCTACCAGGAGAAGGAGACCGTCGCCGAGAAGGAGCTCGCGGACCTCAAGCAGCAGTCGATGCGCTTCCACGAGGAGGAGCACCAGGAAGCGGTCCGTCGCGTGCTCATGGTGGAGAAGGCCTCCCTGCTCAAGGCCTACCAGTCCGCCACCATTGGCAAGGAAGCCTTCGCCGAGCTGTCCGCGGAGCTTGACGAACGCATCGCCGCCGCGGACGCGGCCGAGAACCACGTCCCGCAGGACGAGGAGACGCCCAAGGTCGTGGGCGCCGCGAGCGCGTAG
- a CDS encoding TVP38/TMEM64 family protein, translating to MSKHPRSKGGRLSAGLKLIGPLCVSIGLLVGLRLLGPQYLDQRTLSEWLRPLGALAPVAFVALLAVRPVTLLPGQLFTAVGGILFGMAMGTAYALVGTLLATGLIHFLARKLGRKPMRRLAGDKHPVFERAAKNHGFQIGFLACINSVIPADVMLATAAASGARYGPLALGAVVGTIPGTLLTTLFGSSLGQGRTWMTAVSATGMVLSLLLGLVLGRRLMRELLAKEAPSSPEGEAPPSRERPGHARPGRGTTEPTGSRQPDAVPCLPAAPVRR from the coding sequence ATGTCCAAGCACCCCCGCTCCAAGGGAGGACGGTTGAGCGCGGGTCTCAAGCTCATCGGACCGCTCTGCGTCTCCATCGGACTGCTCGTCGGGCTGCGGCTCTTGGGGCCGCAGTATCTGGATCAGCGAACGCTGTCGGAGTGGCTCCGGCCGCTCGGCGCGCTGGCGCCCGTGGCCTTCGTCGCGCTGCTCGCGGTGCGGCCGGTGACGCTGCTGCCCGGGCAGCTCTTCACGGCGGTGGGGGGCATCCTCTTCGGCATGGCCATGGGCACGGCCTACGCGCTGGTGGGGACGCTGCTGGCCACGGGGCTCATCCACTTCCTGGCGCGCAAGCTGGGGCGCAAGCCCATGCGGCGGCTGGCCGGGGACAAGCACCCCGTGTTCGAGCGCGCGGCGAAGAATCACGGCTTCCAGATTGGCTTCCTGGCCTGCATCAACTCGGTGATTCCCGCGGATGTGATGTTGGCCACGGCGGCCGCGTCCGGGGCCCGCTATGGCCCGCTGGCGCTGGGGGCGGTGGTGGGCACCATCCCGGGGACGCTGCTCACGACGCTCTTCGGCAGCTCGCTGGGGCAGGGGCGGACGTGGATGACCGCGGTGTCCGCCACCGGCATGGTGCTGAGCCTGCTGCTGGGGCTCGTGCTGGGGCGGAGGTTGATGCGGGAGCTGCTCGCGAAGGAAGCGCCTTCAAGCCCCGAGGGCGAGGCGCCTCCTTCGCGCGAGCGGCCCGGGCACGCGCGCCCGGGCCGGGGAACCACGGAGCCTACGGGTAGCAGGCAGCCTGACGCAGTGCCGTGTCTTCCGGCAGCCCCAGTGCGACGTTGA
- the argC gene encoding N-acetyl-gamma-glutamyl-phosphate reductase yields the protein MTQVNIYILGASGFGGGELLRILSGHPAVGSIRAVSRHHAGEPIHKVHPHLRGLVEGRFEGEPDWKWLADCQQPVVFSALGHGELAKQFAGLEKQWADVGIAERLLLIDLSSDFRLDHPGRYAGAYGRPHPSPELLGTFTYGLTEWKRDAVKTAKRIANPGCFATAVQLALLPIASTPGLGLLAVSGVTGSSGSGSLPGEGTHHPTRAHDFRAYKPLEHQHEAEVEVMLVAHGAQRHRLAFVPHSAPMVRGIFATVQFEWPEHGGAVVTASLMEKYRRYYEGSKFVRIVEGTPRIAAVAGSNFCDIAVATKGRSVAVMAALDNLVKGMAGQAVQNFNVALGLPEDTALRQAACYP from the coding sequence ATGACGCAGGTCAACATCTACATCCTGGGTGCCTCCGGCTTCGGCGGCGGCGAGCTCTTGCGCATTCTCTCCGGTCACCCCGCGGTGGGCAGCATCCGCGCGGTGTCGCGGCACCACGCCGGCGAGCCCATCCACAAGGTCCACCCGCACCTGCGCGGCCTGGTGGAGGGCCGCTTCGAAGGTGAGCCCGACTGGAAGTGGCTGGCGGACTGTCAGCAGCCCGTCGTCTTCAGCGCGCTGGGTCACGGCGAGCTGGCCAAGCAGTTCGCGGGCCTGGAGAAGCAGTGGGCGGACGTCGGCATCGCCGAGCGCCTGCTGCTCATCGACCTGTCCTCCGACTTCCGGCTGGACCACCCGGGCCGCTACGCGGGCGCCTACGGCCGCCCCCACCCCTCGCCCGAGCTGCTGGGCACCTTCACGTACGGCCTCACCGAGTGGAAGCGCGACGCGGTGAAGACGGCCAAGCGCATCGCCAACCCGGGCTGCTTCGCCACCGCGGTGCAGCTCGCGCTGCTGCCCATCGCCTCCACGCCGGGCCTGGGGCTGCTCGCCGTGTCGGGTGTCACGGGCTCGTCCGGCTCGGGCTCGCTGCCCGGCGAGGGCACGCACCACCCGACGCGTGCGCATGACTTCCGCGCGTACAAGCCGCTGGAGCACCAGCACGAGGCCGAGGTGGAGGTCATGCTGGTGGCCCACGGCGCGCAGCGGCACCGGCTGGCCTTCGTGCCGCACTCGGCGCCCATGGTTCGCGGCATCTTCGCCACCGTGCAGTTCGAGTGGCCGGAGCACGGCGGCGCGGTGGTGACGGCGTCGCTGATGGAGAAGTACCGCCGCTACTACGAGGGCTCGAAGTTCGTGCGCATCGTCGAGGGCACGCCGCGCATCGCCGCGGTGGCCGGCAGCAACTTCTGCGACATCGCGGTGGCCACCAAGGGCCGCTCGGTGGCGGTGATGGCCGCGCTCGACAACCTGGTGAAGGGCATGGCCGGCCAGGCGGTGCAGAACTTCAACGTCGCACTGGGGCTGCCGGAAGACACGGCACTGCGTCAGGCTGCCTGCTACCCGTAG
- a CDS encoding DUF1611 domain-containing protein translates to MKVFVDKVGSVTRNLGLGRTVHLAHEVKAEEGAVVAVRIHGDKSTYNQLEDVHGRLVTLHAGDIVVGALGHRNALHGYEGVVPETVTVGERLHVLNMGGVIGKCTSHNHGVGLPFEAEVLGQVLEFPELMSRTGQPAHVSSGALKGTSSPVKCPVVYVVGTCMNAGKTFAAAAMVRKLAQAGFRVGGAKLTGVSLMRDTLSMQDSGADVVMDFTDAGIVCTGPRTGARVARVLFSELAAENVDVIVAETGDGIMGEYGVQGILADPELKSLAGAWVLCANDPVGASGGVRHLREAYGIDVDVVAGPATDNAVGVRFVEQVVGIPARNARADAAALGGLILEKLAPKLGAGRKS, encoded by the coding sequence ATGAAGGTTTTCGTCGACAAGGTGGGCAGCGTCACCCGCAACCTCGGCCTGGGCCGGACGGTTCACCTCGCCCATGAGGTGAAGGCCGAGGAAGGCGCCGTGGTGGCCGTTCGCATCCACGGGGACAAGAGCACCTACAACCAGCTCGAGGACGTACACGGGCGGCTCGTCACGCTGCACGCGGGCGACATCGTCGTGGGCGCGCTGGGCCACCGCAACGCGCTGCACGGCTACGAGGGCGTGGTGCCCGAAACCGTCACCGTGGGCGAGCGGCTGCACGTGCTCAACATGGGCGGCGTCATCGGCAAGTGCACCTCGCACAACCACGGCGTGGGCCTGCCCTTCGAGGCCGAGGTGCTGGGCCAGGTGCTGGAGTTCCCGGAGCTGATGTCGCGCACCGGGCAGCCGGCGCACGTGTCGTCCGGCGCGCTGAAGGGCACCTCGTCCCCGGTGAAGTGCCCCGTCGTCTACGTGGTGGGCACCTGCATGAACGCGGGCAAGACGTTCGCCGCCGCGGCCATGGTGCGCAAGCTGGCGCAGGCGGGCTTCCGCGTGGGCGGAGCCAAGCTGACGGGCGTGTCGCTGATGCGCGACACGCTGAGCATGCAGGACTCCGGCGCGGACGTGGTGATGGACTTCACGGACGCGGGCATCGTCTGCACGGGGCCCCGCACGGGCGCGCGCGTGGCGCGGGTGCTCTTCTCCGAGCTGGCGGCGGAGAACGTGGACGTCATCGTCGCGGAGACGGGTGACGGCATCATGGGCGAGTACGGCGTGCAGGGCATCCTCGCGGACCCGGAGCTCAAGAGCCTGGCGGGGGCGTGGGTGCTGTGCGCCAACGACCCGGTGGGCGCGTCCGGCGGCGTGCGGCACCTGCGCGAGGCGTACGGCATCGACGTGGACGTGGTGGCCGGACCGGCCACGGACAACGCCGTGGGCGTTCGCTTCGTGGAGCAGGTGGTGGGCATCCCCGCTCGCAACGCCCGCGCGGACGCGGCGGCGCTGGGCGGACTCATCCTGGAAAAGCTCGCCCCCAAGCTGGGCGCGGGGAGGAAGTCATGA
- the argG gene encoding argininosuccinate synthase gives MSKKNVVLAFSGGLDTAFCTVYLREQGYDVTTVTVDTGGFPPEQLERIAALAKQLGAVEHVTVDARETLFQGYLRYLIAGNVLRGQVYPLSVSAERACQAVEVVRVAREKGTQALAHGSTGAGNDQVRFDVAFRSLAPELELLTPIRTLSLSRQQELAYLAERGVHMPPKLGSYSVNEGMWGTSVGGAETLDSWKALPEAAFPGGELPQDLKPRPLTIGFEKGVPVSLDGEKLGPVKLVEALNALGRTYGIGRGIHLGDTILGIKGRVGFEAPAAHLLVTAHRELEKLVLSGKQLFWKESMGNLYGSLLHEGHFFDPLVKDLEAFLTSSQERVTGEVRLVLHARTQVVEGVRSPHSLMDAKVATYGEANVLWNGSEAAGFAKLYGVAQMLSHRAK, from the coding sequence ATGAGCAAGAAGAACGTGGTGCTGGCCTTCTCCGGCGGACTCGATACCGCTTTCTGCACCGTCTACCTGCGCGAGCAGGGCTACGACGTCACCACCGTCACCGTGGACACGGGCGGCTTCCCGCCCGAGCAGTTGGAGCGCATCGCCGCGCTGGCCAAGCAGTTGGGCGCGGTGGAGCACGTGACGGTGGACGCGCGCGAGACGCTCTTCCAGGGCTACCTGCGCTACCTCATCGCCGGCAACGTGCTGCGCGGCCAGGTCTACCCCCTGAGCGTGTCCGCCGAGCGGGCCTGCCAGGCGGTGGAGGTGGTCCGCGTGGCGCGCGAGAAGGGCACCCAGGCGCTGGCGCACGGCAGCACGGGCGCGGGCAATGACCAGGTGCGCTTCGACGTGGCCTTCCGCTCGCTGGCGCCGGAGCTGGAGCTGCTCACGCCCATCCGCACGCTGTCCCTCAGCCGGCAGCAGGAGCTGGCCTACCTGGCCGAGCGCGGCGTCCACATGCCGCCGAAGCTGGGCTCCTACTCCGTCAACGAGGGCATGTGGGGCACCTCCGTGGGCGGCGCCGAGACGCTGGACTCCTGGAAGGCGCTGCCCGAGGCGGCCTTCCCCGGCGGCGAGCTGCCCCAGGACTTGAAGCCGCGCCCGCTCACGATTGGCTTCGAGAAGGGCGTCCCCGTGTCGCTGGACGGCGAGAAGCTGGGGCCCGTGAAGCTGGTGGAGGCGCTCAACGCGCTGGGGCGCACCTACGGCATCGGCCGGGGCATCCACCTGGGCGACACCATCCTGGGCATCAAGGGCCGGGTGGGCTTCGAGGCGCCGGCGGCGCACCTGCTCGTCACCGCGCACCGCGAGCTGGAGAAGCTGGTGCTCTCCGGCAAGCAGCTCTTCTGGAAGGAGTCGATGGGCAACCTCTACGGTTCGCTGCTGCACGAGGGGCACTTCTTCGACCCGCTCGTGAAGGACCTGGAGGCGTTCCTCACCTCGTCGCAGGAGCGCGTGACGGGTGAGGTGCGGCTGGTGCTGCACGCGCGCACGCAGGTGGTGGAGGGCGTGCGTTCGCCCCATTCGCTGATGGATGCGAAGGTGGCGACGTACGGAGAGGCCAACGTGTTGTGGAACGGCTCGGAAGCCGCGGGCTTCGCCAAGCTGTACGGCGTCGCGCAGATGCTCTCGCATCGCGCGAAGTGA
- the argH gene encoding argininosuccinate lyase translates to MAETLWGKGLPLDAAIHRFTVGNDPVVDLALAPHDALGSAAHARMLARVGLLKDAEAQALVTALKALHDEARAGAFVIRPEQEDGHTALEAALVDRVGEPGKRIHLGRSRNDQVQLALRLLLREEVLTLGARAAELAGAFLDFAQAHANVALPGYTHLRRAMPSSFGLWGMAFAEGLLEELEALRGVWARLDRCPLGAAAGFGVPLPIDREYVASLLGFSRVQRSPIDVQNGRGRHEAAVLGWACSVAGTLEKWLWDVQLYSMDEFGFLGLPDAYTTGSSIMPQKKNPDVVELARGRCRELRGLAHQVEAIAGGLPSSYHRDFQLLKSPTLTALGSTRELLDVLTRLVPALQVKADAAARASDDTLYAAHHAYALVAQGQAFRDAYKQVGRELEEGTFRPDRGALTATHLGGAGNLGLPQAREELAASRAWLDETHRAVAEAAGRVWTI, encoded by the coding sequence GTGGCTGAGACGCTGTGGGGCAAGGGCCTTCCGCTGGACGCGGCCATCCACCGCTTCACGGTGGGAAATGATCCGGTGGTGGACCTGGCGCTGGCGCCGCATGACGCGCTCGGCTCGGCCGCGCACGCGCGGATGCTGGCGCGCGTGGGCCTGCTGAAGGACGCGGAGGCCCAGGCCCTGGTGACGGCGCTCAAGGCGCTGCACGACGAGGCCCGCGCGGGCGCGTTCGTCATCCGCCCCGAGCAGGAGGACGGCCACACCGCCCTGGAGGCGGCGCTGGTGGACCGCGTGGGCGAGCCGGGCAAGCGCATCCACCTGGGGCGCTCGCGCAATGACCAGGTGCAGCTGGCCCTGCGCCTGCTGCTGCGCGAAGAGGTGCTGACGCTGGGCGCGCGGGCGGCGGAGCTGGCAGGGGCCTTCCTGGACTTCGCCCAGGCGCACGCGAACGTGGCGCTGCCGGGCTACACGCACCTGCGCCGGGCGATGCCGTCCTCCTTCGGCCTGTGGGGCATGGCCTTCGCGGAGGGTCTGCTCGAGGAGCTGGAGGCGCTGCGCGGCGTGTGGGCTCGGCTGGACCGCTGCCCGCTGGGCGCCGCCGCGGGCTTCGGCGTGCCGCTGCCCATCGACCGGGAGTACGTCGCGTCGCTGCTCGGTTTCTCGCGCGTGCAACGCAGCCCCATCGACGTGCAGAACGGACGCGGCCGTCACGAGGCCGCGGTGCTGGGTTGGGCCTGCTCGGTGGCGGGCACGCTGGAGAAGTGGCTGTGGGACGTGCAGCTCTACAGCATGGACGAGTTCGGCTTCCTCGGGCTGCCGGACGCGTACACCACGGGCTCGTCCATCATGCCGCAGAAGAAGAACCCGGACGTGGTGGAGCTGGCGCGGGGGCGCTGCCGCGAGCTGCGCGGGCTGGCGCACCAGGTGGAGGCCATCGCCGGCGGACTGCCGTCCAGCTACCACCGGGACTTCCAGCTCCTGAAGTCCCCCACCCTGACGGCGCTGGGCTCCACGCGCGAGCTGTTGGACGTGCTCACCCGGCTGGTGCCGGCGCTCCAGGTGAAGGCGGACGCGGCGGCGCGCGCCAGCGACGACACGCTGTACGCCGCGCACCACGCCTACGCGCTGGTGGCGCAGGGACAGGCCTTCCGCGACGCCTACAAGCAGGTGGGGCGCGAGCTGGAGGAAGGCACGTTCCGCCCCGACCGAGGGGCCCTGACGGCCACCCACCTGGGTGGCGCCGGCAACCTGGGCCTGCCCCAGGCCCGGGAAGAGCTGGCCGCCTCGCGCGCCTGGCTCGACGAGACACACCGCGCCGTGGCCGAGGCCGCCGGACGCGTCTGGACGATTTGA
- a CDS encoding M20/M25/M40 family metallo-hydrolase produces MKAAELLQALVAIPSVSGDEGRIADTVSGWAEGWGARVQRQGHNVWFSVGSGPRRLLVNSHLDTVKPCAGWTYEPHAPVWREDRLYGLGSNDAKGCVTGMLLAAKTLLAEGAPADAEIVFAFTAEEETGGQGLGTLLPTLGPLDAAIVGEPTSLKPCTAQRGMLLLRCTAHGKSAHVAHAHTTEAVNAIHMAATDIAVLAELRFPPHPLLGEARAQVTQVSGGLARNQVPDRCEFFVDLRTTPGMEHGMVARQVAGALRSEVKVHSERYLPKATASEQPIVRAAVAASGQQPVGSSTASDWAFLGDVPAVKVGPGDTLRSHLADEYITRAELEAGAAFYTRMVRGYFEELARG; encoded by the coding sequence ATGAAGGCGGCGGAGCTGCTCCAGGCGCTGGTGGCCATCCCCAGCGTGTCGGGTGACGAGGGTCGCATCGCGGACACCGTGTCCGGGTGGGCCGAGGGCTGGGGCGCGCGCGTCCAGCGGCAGGGCCACAACGTGTGGTTCTCCGTGGGAAGCGGGCCGCGCCGGCTGCTCGTCAACTCGCACCTGGACACGGTGAAGCCGTGCGCCGGGTGGACGTACGAGCCCCACGCGCCCGTGTGGCGCGAGGACCGCCTGTACGGCCTGGGCAGCAACGACGCCAAGGGCTGCGTGACGGGGATGCTGCTGGCCGCGAAGACGCTGCTCGCCGAGGGCGCGCCCGCGGACGCCGAAATCGTCTTCGCCTTCACCGCTGAAGAGGAGACGGGAGGCCAGGGCCTGGGCACGCTGCTGCCCACGCTGGGGCCGCTGGACGCCGCCATCGTCGGGGAGCCCACCAGCCTGAAGCCCTGCACCGCCCAGCGCGGCATGCTGCTCTTGCGCTGCACGGCGCACGGCAAGAGCGCGCACGTCGCGCACGCGCACACCACCGAGGCCGTCAACGCCATTCACATGGCGGCGACGGACATCGCGGTGCTGGCCGAGCTGCGCTTCCCGCCCCACCCGCTGCTGGGTGAGGCCCGGGCGCAGGTGACGCAGGTGTCGGGCGGGCTGGCGCGCAACCAGGTGCCGGACCGGTGCGAGTTCTTCGTGGACCTGCGCACCACGCCGGGCATGGAGCACGGGATGGTGGCCCGGCAGGTGGCGGGCGCGCTGCGCAGCGAAGTGAAGGTGCATTCGGAGCGCTACCTCCCGAAGGCGACGGCGTCGGAGCAGCCCATCGTCCGCGCGGCGGTGGCGGCCTCGGGGCAGCAGCCGGTGGGCTCCAGCACGGCGTCGGACTGGGCCTTCCTGGGCGACGTCCCGGCGGTGAAGGTGGGGCCCGGCGACACGCTGCGCAGCCACCTGGCGGACGAGTACATCACCCGGGCGGAGCTGGAAGCCGGCGCCGCCTTCTACACGCGGATGGTGCGCGGTTACTTCGAGGAGCTCGCTCGTGGCTGA
- the argB gene encoding acetylglutamate kinase yields MPLSPDPYSALRNAAKYVQQFRRKTFVVKLGGAMLSDPRLRRAACEQIALLWTFSIRPVVVHGGGPELDTLCDALHLPVEKVAGRRVTSAPVLDAAKMVLAGKLHTDLLADLQAAGVPAVGLSGVDAGLIKARKRPPVMVTEAGATEGKLVDYGLVGDIEQVDTRVVEHLRSADYVPVIAPLSGGADGAVYNTNADTVAAALAVALSAEKLFFLVQVPGLLKNVNDPSSLVTLANLTDLATMESTGAIAGGMKPKAHAIRHALVGGVGSVHLVSGVQPNALLEEVFTNEGSGTMVVRENANKPAGAVG; encoded by the coding sequence GTGCCCCTCTCGCCCGACCCCTACTCCGCGCTTCGCAACGCGGCGAAGTACGTGCAGCAGTTCCGCCGCAAGACGTTCGTGGTGAAGCTCGGCGGCGCCATGCTGAGCGACCCGCGCCTGCGCCGCGCCGCCTGCGAGCAGATCGCCCTGCTGTGGACCTTCTCCATCCGTCCCGTCGTCGTCCACGGCGGCGGTCCGGAGCTGGACACGCTGTGTGACGCCCTCCACCTGCCGGTGGAGAAGGTGGCGGGCCGCCGCGTCACCTCCGCGCCCGTGCTGGACGCGGCGAAGATGGTGCTGGCGGGCAAGCTGCACACGGACCTCTTGGCGGACCTCCAGGCGGCGGGCGTGCCCGCGGTGGGCCTGAGCGGCGTGGACGCCGGGCTCATCAAGGCGCGCAAGCGTCCGCCCGTCATGGTGACGGAGGCCGGGGCCACCGAGGGCAAGCTGGTGGACTACGGCCTGGTGGGCGACATCGAGCAGGTGGACACCCGCGTGGTGGAGCACCTGCGCTCGGCCGACTACGTGCCCGTCATCGCGCCCCTGTCGGGTGGCGCGGATGGCGCCGTGTACAACACCAACGCGGACACCGTGGCGGCGGCGCTGGCGGTGGCCCTGTCCGCCGAGAAGCTCTTCTTCCTGGTCCAGGTCCCGGGCCTGCTGAAGAACGTGAATGATCCGTCGTCGCTCGTCACGCTGGCCAACCTCACGGACCTGGCCACCATGGAGAGCACCGGCGCCATCGCGGGCGGCATGAAGCCCAAGGCGCACGCCATCCGCCACGCGCTCGTGGGCGGCGTGGGCAGCGTGCACCTGGTGAGCGGCGTGCAGCCCAACGCGCTGCTGGAAGAGGTGTTCACCAACGAGGGCAGCGGCACCATGGTCGTGCGGGAGAACGCCAACAAGCCCGCCGGGGCGGTGGGATGA
- a CDS encoding N-acetylornithine carbamoyltransferase: MKHVTHIKDLGPEGVEAVLAQAAAWKLKGPEQALFANTLLGMVFFNPSLRTRTSFEAVMLRGGGNAIILDVGAGVWKLEHREGAVMNADRAEHLKEAAPVLSRFVDMLGVRTFSQGGGDEEDEVDPVINAFRKWSTVPVVSMESAREHPCQGLADMLTLRETFGSTKKLPVTLTWAPHIKPLPKAVPNSFLLSAAAAGCEVRVAHPPGFELHPAVRAEAEAYAKATGGSITYTHDQDEALVGSRAVYAKSWGPTAAAAFSPNDVTALLASYSGWMPTRLTMSRAQADAAFLHCLPVRRNVEVADEVLDHPSSRVVDEAGNRYHVQRALLHWMRSR; the protein is encoded by the coding sequence ATGAAGCACGTCACGCACATCAAGGATCTGGGGCCCGAGGGCGTGGAGGCGGTGCTCGCGCAGGCGGCCGCGTGGAAGCTGAAGGGCCCGGAGCAGGCGCTGTTCGCCAACACCCTGTTGGGCATGGTGTTCTTCAACCCGTCGCTGCGCACCCGCACCTCGTTCGAGGCGGTCATGCTGCGCGGCGGTGGCAACGCCATCATCCTGGATGTGGGCGCGGGCGTCTGGAAGCTGGAGCACCGCGAGGGCGCGGTGATGAACGCGGACCGGGCCGAGCACCTCAAGGAGGCCGCGCCCGTCCTGTCTCGCTTCGTGGACATGCTGGGCGTGCGCACCTTCTCGCAGGGCGGCGGTGACGAGGAGGACGAGGTCGACCCCGTCATCAACGCCTTCCGCAAGTGGTCCACCGTGCCGGTGGTCAGCATGGAGTCCGCCCGCGAGCACCCCTGCCAGGGGCTGGCGGACATGCTCACGCTGCGCGAGACGTTCGGCTCCACGAAGAAGCTGCCGGTGACGCTGACGTGGGCGCCGCACATCAAGCCGCTGCCCAAGGCCGTGCCCAACTCCTTCCTGCTGAGCGCGGCGGCCGCGGGCTGCGAGGTCCGCGTGGCCCACCCTCCTGGGTTCGAGCTGCACCCGGCCGTGCGCGCCGAGGCGGAGGCGTACGCCAAGGCCACTGGCGGCAGCATCACCTACACCCATGACCAGGACGAGGCCCTGGTCGGCAGCCGCGCCGTCTACGCCAAGTCCTGGGGACCCACGGCGGCGGCGGCCTTCTCGCCCAACGACGTCACGGCGCTGCTCGCGTCGTACTCCGGTTGGATGCCCACGCGCCTGACGATGTCGCGCGCGCAGGCGGACGCGGCCTTCCTCCACTGCCTGCCGGTGCGCCGTAACGTGGAAGTGGCCGACGAGGTTCTGGACCACCCGAGCAGCCGCGTCGTAGACGAGGCCGGCAATCGCTACCACGTCCAGCGGGCGCTGCTGCACTGGATGCGTTCGCGCTGA
- a CDS encoding arginine repressor produces the protein MLVGMNLDEAILRLITEREIGDQAVLQQLLEAEGQAPSQSTLSRRLKKLGVLKVGGRYQRAAPAPAVVPERPRVTILEAPPNLLVIRTAPGFAPVLALALDKERELPGLAGTVAGDDTIFVAVTDPALLRDVRGAVERLLSLGA, from the coding sequence ATGTTGGTGGGAATGAATCTGGACGAGGCCATCCTGCGGCTCATCACCGAGCGGGAGATCGGCGATCAGGCCGTGCTGCAGCAGCTCCTGGAGGCCGAGGGCCAGGCGCCGAGCCAGTCGACGCTGTCCCGGCGCTTGAAGAAGCTGGGCGTGCTGAAGGTGGGAGGCCGCTACCAGCGCGCCGCGCCCGCGCCCGCCGTTGTACCGGAGCGTCCGCGCGTCACCATCCTGGAGGCTCCGCCCAACCTGCTCGTGATTCGGACGGCGCCCGGCTTCGCGCCGGTGTTGGCGCTGGCCCTAGACAAGGAGCGGGAGTTGCCCGGGCTCGCGGGGACGGTGGCGGGAGATGACACCATCTTCGTCGCGGTGACGGACCCGGCGCTGCTGCGCGACGTGCGCGGGGCGGTGGAGCGGCTGCTGTCGCTGGGGGCGTAA